From Candidatus Epulonipiscium sp., the proteins below share one genomic window:
- the rsmA gene encoding 16S rRNA (adenine(1518)-N(6)/adenine(1519)-N(6))-dimethyltransferase RsmA codes for MELIATPNKTKEILNKYPFIFRKKYGQNFLIDTHVLNKIINGARITDEDCILEIGPGIGSLTQVLSQYAKKVIAIEIDNQLIPILGETLGECKNIEIIHNDILKVDIKKLVEDKNGNKPIKVVANLPYYITTPIIMGLLENNLPVSSITVMVQKEVAKRLIASPNNKDYGAITLTTAYYAKSSIIAKVPRNSFIPRPNVDSAVIHLEVLEKPSVEAIDERLFFRIIKASFSQRRKTLINSLINNNITTLSKEEMGGIFKGLGFDEKIRGEMLSIHDFAKLSDALSKEY; via the coding sequence ATGGAATTAATCGCAACTCCTAATAAGACAAAAGAAATATTAAATAAATATCCTTTTATTTTTAGAAAAAAATATGGTCAAAACTTTTTAATTGATACCCATGTATTAAATAAAATAATAAATGGTGCACGAATTACAGATGAAGACTGCATATTAGAAATAGGACCTGGAATAGGGAGCCTAACCCAAGTATTATCCCAGTATGCAAAAAAGGTTATTGCTATAGAAATAGACAATCAGTTAATACCTATATTAGGTGAAACCCTTGGGGAGTGCAAAAATATAGAAATAATCCATAATGATATCTTAAAAGTAGATATTAAAAAATTAGTAGAGGATAAAAACGGAAATAAGCCGATTAAGGTAGTAGCTAACCTCCCGTATTATATAACAACTCCCATTATTATGGGACTCTTAGAAAATAACCTTCCAGTTTCAAGTATAACTGTAATGGTCCAAAAGGAAGTGGCAAAGAGGCTAATAGCTTCCCCTAATAATAAGGATTATGGGGCAATTACCCTTACCACAGCTTACTATGCAAAATCTAGTATCATAGCAAAGGTACCGAGAAATTCTTTCATACCAAGACCTAATGTAGATTCTGCCGTGATACATTTAGAAGTTCTAGAGAAGCCTTCAGTAGAGGCCATAGATGAAAGGTTGTTTTTCAGAATAATAAAGGCCTCTTTTTCCCAAAGAAGAAAAACCCTTATAAATAGTCTTATAAATAATAATATAACGACCCTTTCTAAAGAAGAAATGGGTGGAATATTTAAAGGTTTAGGGTTTGATGAAAAGATTAGAGGAGAAATGCTATCCATTCATGATTTTGCTAAGTTGTCTGATGCACTAAGTAAAGAATATTAG
- a CDS encoding DUF348 domain-containing protein — translation MNQKTRTLFLIMVMFLLGSSSATAYQLMLKEVTVIDNNKSTLYRTPKSTVETFLQEQSIILDKDDELNVTMHENLVEGMTIKIIRAIPIDLTIDGKEEEIYTKTETIEDFIKEQGIMLGERGSINNSLNDKILPHMKLEVRTHREEVVTIEEEIPYKTQIIETPNLPIGEKELINQGANGLKEVTTKVEYIGEDEQKSEVIAEIILEEPQDEIIKIGAENVIEGIDGKSYKYTKEIIMNTTAYTASYADTGKNPGEPGFGITATGTRARVGTVAVDPRVIPLGTKLYVEGYGYAVAEDTGGAIKGKKIDLYFDTKKEALQFGRQQRKVYILVQ, via the coding sequence ATGAATCAAAAAACAAGAACCTTATTTCTCATTATGGTCATGTTTTTACTAGGCTCAAGTAGTGCAACAGCATATCAATTGATGTTAAAAGAGGTAACTGTAATTGACAATAATAAATCTACCCTATATAGGACACCAAAGTCTACAGTAGAAACCTTTTTACAAGAACAAAGCATCATTTTAGATAAAGATGATGAGCTTAATGTGACCATGCATGAGAATTTGGTAGAAGGAATGACCATCAAAATAATTAGAGCAATCCCCATTGATTTAACTATAGACGGAAAGGAAGAAGAAATATATACTAAAACAGAAACTATAGAGGATTTCATAAAAGAGCAGGGAATTATGTTAGGGGAGAGGGGAAGCATAAATAACTCCCTTAACGATAAAATTTTACCCCATATGAAACTAGAAGTTAGGACCCATAGAGAAGAAGTTGTTACGATAGAAGAAGAGATACCCTATAAGACACAAATTATAGAAACACCTAACTTACCCATAGGGGAGAAGGAATTAATCAACCAAGGAGCCAATGGCTTAAAAGAGGTTACAACAAAGGTTGAGTATATTGGGGAGGATGAACAAAAGAGCGAAGTAATTGCTGAAATAATCCTAGAAGAACCTCAAGATGAAATTATAAAAATAGGTGCTGAAAATGTAATTGAGGGAATTGACGGAAAGTCATATAAGTACACAAAAGAAATAATAATGAATACTACTGCCTATACAGCAAGTTATGCAGATACAGGGAAAAATCCGGGGGAGCCGGGATTTGGCATTACTGCTACAGGAACTAGAGCAAGGGTAGGAACAGTTGCTGTAGACCCAAGGGTAATCCCCCTTGGAACTAAATTATATGTTGAAGGGTATGGATATGCAGTAGCAGAAGATACGGGGGGAGCTATCAAAGGAAAAAAGATTGACTTATACTTTGATACAAAAAAGGAAGCCCTGCAATTTGGAAGACAACAAAGAAAAGTATATATATTAGTACAATAG
- a CDS encoding TatD family hydrolase, protein MYFESHAHYDDKAFDEDREELLEKLPIEGIDYVIQVAANVSSSKAGIELAKRYEYIYCSIGVHPHDVKELNEDNFKQLKGLSKEYKVVAIGEIGLDYHYDNSPRDLQRHWFERQLNWAKEIELPVIIHSREASYETFDIISKVKPRKGVIHCYSGSVEMAKEYVKKGFYIGIGGTTTFKNAKKVIEVIKEIPLSSILIETDAPYLSPVPFRGKRNDSTNLRYIVEKIANIKDVDVKEIARITKENGRELFKI, encoded by the coding sequence ATGTATTTTGAATCCCATGCCCATTATGATGATAAGGCTTTTGATGAGGACAGAGAAGAACTTTTAGAAAAGCTTCCCATAGAGGGGATTGACTATGTTATACAGGTGGCTGCTAATGTTTCTTCATCCAAAGCTGGAATAGAATTGGCTAAGAGATATGAATATATTTATTGTAGTATAGGGGTTCATCCCCATGATGTTAAGGAATTAAATGAAGATAACTTTAAGCAGTTAAAGGGCCTTTCTAAGGAATATAAGGTAGTAGCCATCGGGGAGATAGGTCTTGATTATCACTATGATAATTCCCCTAGGGATTTGCAAAGGCATTGGTTTGAAAGGCAATTAAATTGGGCAAAGGAAATAGAATTGCCAGTTATCATTCATAGTAGGGAAGCAAGCTATGAGACCTTTGATATTATTAGTAAAGTAAAACCACGAAAAGGGGTTATACACTGTTATTCTGGTAGTGTAGAAATGGCTAAGGAATATGTTAAAAAAGGGTTTTATATAGGGATTGGAGGGACAACTACTTTTAAGAATGCAAAGAAGGTTATAGAGGTAATCAAAGAAATACCCCTATCTTCAATTCTCATCGAGACAGATGCCCCTTATCTTAGCCCCGTGCCCTTTAGGGGAAAGAGAAATGATTCAACTAATTTAAGATATATTGTCGAAAAAATAGCTAATATTAAGGATGTAGATGTTAAGGAGATAGCAAGGATAACAAAGGAAAATGGTAGAGAGTTGTTTAAAATTTGA
- the metG gene encoding methionine--tRNA ligase, whose product MSKKTYYITTPIYYPSDKLHIGHSYTTVAADTMARYKRLRGFDVKFLTGTDEHGQKIERIAKQKGMPPKKYVDSIVTWIKELWKIMDISYDNFIRTTDDYHKKTVQKIFKKLYEKGDIYKSSYEGWYCTPCEAFYTERQLHEGKCPDCDREVEKVKEESYFFKLSKYQDRLIEYIEKNPEFIQPNTRQNEMINNFLKPGLEDLCVSRTSFKWGIPIEFDPGHVVYVWVDALSNYITALGYLSERDEEYKRYWPADVHLVGKEIVRFHTIIWPALLMALGEPLPKQVFGHGWLVIDGGKMSKSKGNVVDPKVLVDHYGSDAIRYFLLREVAFGQDGNFSNEALIQRINADLANDFGNLISRTIAMVDKYFSGTLIEDKKPSPFDSDIKAMALETVSKVEEHMEKLLFSDALIEIWSLVRRANKYIDKTTPWILAKDEARRDELSNVLYNLGEVIRIASILVHPFMPATPKKIWEQLGIIEGQMTTWDSTKTWGMLPQNFTVRKGEILFPRIDIKLELEKLEEAQRKTREEFVAKTKSNGKNAEYISIDDFAKMDLRIGEVLSCEKVEKADKLLKSQIKIGKETRQIVSGIAKHYTPEEMVGKKVIVVCNLPPVKLRGILSEGMILAASDEDGNLVLASTDKDIESGAKVK is encoded by the coding sequence ATGAGTAAAAAAACCTACTATATTACAACACCTATTTATTACCCTAGTGATAAGCTACATATAGGTCATTCCTATACTACCGTAGCCGCCGATACCATGGCAAGATATAAGAGACTTAGGGGTTTTGATGTAAAATTTTTAACTGGGACCGATGAACATGGTCAAAAAATTGAGCGTATTGCCAAGCAAAAAGGCATGCCTCCAAAAAAGTATGTTGATTCAATTGTAACATGGATTAAAGAATTGTGGAAGATAATGGATATAAGTTATGATAATTTTATTAGAACAACTGATGATTACCATAAAAAAACAGTTCAAAAAATATTTAAAAAGCTTTATGAAAAGGGAGATATTTATAAAAGTTCCTATGAAGGTTGGTATTGTACCCCCTGTGAAGCTTTTTACACAGAAAGGCAACTACACGAAGGTAAGTGCCCAGATTGCGATAGGGAAGTCGAGAAGGTAAAGGAAGAAAGTTATTTTTTTAAACTATCAAAATATCAAGATCGATTAATTGAATATATAGAAAAAAATCCTGAATTTATTCAGCCAAACACAAGGCAAAATGAAATGATCAATAATTTTTTAAAGCCTGGGCTTGAGGATTTATGCGTATCTAGGACTTCATTTAAATGGGGAATACCCATTGAATTTGATCCAGGGCATGTGGTGTATGTATGGGTAGATGCCTTATCTAACTATATAACAGCCTTGGGGTATTTATCTGAAAGAGATGAAGAATATAAAAGATATTGGCCTGCAGATGTTCATTTAGTAGGAAAAGAAATTGTTCGTTTTCATACTATTATATGGCCAGCCCTTCTTATGGCATTAGGAGAGCCATTACCAAAACAGGTATTTGGTCACGGATGGCTCGTAATAGACGGAGGAAAGATGTCAAAGTCAAAGGGAAATGTAGTCGATCCAAAGGTGTTAGTGGATCATTATGGTTCCGATGCCATTAGATATTTTTTACTTAGGGAAGTTGCCTTTGGACAAGATGGAAACTTTAGCAATGAAGCATTAATTCAAAGAATAAATGCAGATTTAGCCAATGATTTTGGTAACCTTATATCAAGAACCATAGCCATGGTTGATAAATATTTCAGTGGTACTTTGATAGAAGATAAAAAGCCTTCACCCTTTGATTCCGATATTAAAGCCATGGCCTTAGAAACTGTATCTAAAGTAGAAGAACATATGGAAAAACTTCTATTTAGTGATGCCTTAATAGAGATTTGGAGTTTAGTTAGAAGAGCCAATAAATATATAGATAAAACGACTCCCTGGATTTTAGCTAAGGACGAAGCTAGAAGGGACGAGCTTTCTAATGTTTTATACAACCTAGGTGAGGTTATCCGTATTGCATCTATACTCGTTCACCCCTTTATGCCAGCAACTCCCAAGAAGATATGGGAACAGCTAGGAATAATAGAGGGACAAATGACAACTTGGGATAGTACAAAAACCTGGGGTATGCTTCCTCAAAACTTTACTGTAAGAAAAGGTGAAATATTGTTTCCAAGAATTGATATAAAACTGGAATTGGAAAAATTAGAAGAAGCCCAAAGGAAAACTAGGGAAGAATTTGTTGCAAAAACAAAAAGTAACGGGAAAAATGCTGAATACATTTCGATTGATGATTTTGCCAAAATGGATCTTAGGATAGGAGAAGTCCTTAGCTGTGAAAAGGTAGAAAAAGCTGATAAACTTCTAAAATCTCAGATTAAAATAGGAAAAGAAACAAGACAAATAGTTTCTGGTATTGCAAAGCACTATACCCCCGAGGAAATGGTAGGTAAAAAGGTCATAGTAGTATGCAATTTACCACCTGTAAAATTAAGAGGAATACTATCCGAAGGAATGATATTAGCAGCATCCGATGAAGATGGAAATTTAGTTTTGGCATCGACTGATAAAGATATTGAAAGCGGAGCGAAGGTGAAATAA
- a CDS encoding phosphoenolpyruvate carboxykinase (ATP), producing MATQARFQRDQIGADNPIFSQIRATIETPFYGNNVVKVTSLKEAYKLAAASPGTIVTDMPVYNPEAIGLDADAKVLLFNDGAVSGRAAAARKIIGEPGVNTNEYALKISEAVYRSRNSKMYHAEVYVGLHEDFMVKAHLLIPEGQENIMYSWMLNFQYITDEYFNMYQRSNKLKYEGDIYVFSDPTWSHPEHPMGLSCFDPAHNCAAILGMRYFGEHKKGTLTLGWAIANRNGYASCHGGQKRYNLSNGNKFVAGVFGLSGSGKSTITHARHNDKYNITVLHDDAFVISTEDSSSVALEPAYFDKTQDYPLVSEDNKYLLTVQNNAATIDEDGKVVIVTEDIRNGNGRAVKSKLWSPNRVDKFDEPVNAIFWLMKDPTLPPVVKLKGAELASVMGATLATKRTTAERLAPGVDPNALVVEPYANPFRTYPLADDYNKFKALFHDRHIDCYILNTGFFMDKKVTPAVTLGALEAIIEGDAQFKPWANFSDIEILEIEGFIPDLNDSEYTDQLKKRMEDRIKFIESKKTVREGFDKLPDEALQALKKVVNELK from the coding sequence ATGGCGACTCAAGCAAGATTTCAAAGGGACCAAATTGGGGCGGACAACCCTATTTTCTCCCAGATTAGAGCAACTATCGAAACACCTTTTTATGGTAATAATGTAGTTAAGGTTACTTCGTTAAAAGAAGCTTACAAATTAGCTGCTGCTTCCCCTGGAACCATTGTAACAGATATGCCTGTTTATAATCCAGAAGCTATTGGCTTAGATGCAGATGCTAAGGTACTACTTTTTAACGATGGTGCTGTTAGCGGTCGTGCTGCAGCAGCTAGAAAAATCATTGGTGAACCAGGAGTTAATACTAACGAATACGCTCTTAAGATTAGCGAAGCTGTTTACAGATCTCGTAATAGCAAAATGTACCATGCTGAAGTTTATGTGGGACTTCATGAAGACTTTATGGTAAAAGCACATTTATTAATACCAGAAGGTCAAGAAAACATTATGTATTCTTGGATGCTTAACTTCCAATATATAACCGATGAATACTTCAATATGTACCAAAGATCTAATAAACTAAAATATGAAGGAGATATCTATGTATTCTCTGATCCTACCTGGTCTCATCCAGAACACCCAATGGGCCTTTCATGCTTTGATCCTGCCCATAACTGCGCTGCAATCCTTGGAATGAGATACTTCGGTGAGCACAAAAAAGGCACCTTAACCCTTGGATGGGCTATTGCAAACCGTAATGGATATGCATCTTGTCATGGTGGACAAAAACGTTACAATTTATCTAATGGAAATAAATTCGTTGCTGGTGTATTTGGCCTTTCAGGTTCAGGTAAATCTACTATTACCCATGCCCGCCATAATGATAAATATAATATCACAGTTCTTCATGATGATGCCTTTGTTATTTCCACTGAGGACAGCTCTTCTGTTGCTCTAGAACCTGCTTACTTTGACAAAACCCAAGACTACCCATTAGTTTCCGAAGATAACAAATACTTATTAACTGTACAAAATAATGCTGCAACTATAGATGAAGACGGTAAAGTGGTCATCGTTACAGAAGATATCAGAAATGGAAATGGCCGAGCAGTAAAATCTAAGTTATGGTCTCCTAACCGTGTTGATAAATTCGACGAACCAGTTAATGCTATCTTCTGGTTAATGAAGGATCCAACCCTTCCTCCTGTTGTAAAATTAAAAGGAGCAGAACTTGCTTCTGTTATGGGAGCTACCCTAGCAACAAAAAGAACTACTGCTGAAAGACTTGCACCAGGTGTAGATCCTAATGCATTAGTTGTAGAGCCCTATGCCAACCCATTTAGAACATATCCATTAGCAGATGATTACAACAAATTTAAGGCTTTATTCCATGACAGACATATTGATTGCTATATTTTAAACACAGGATTCTTTATGGATAAGAAAGTAACCCCTGCTGTTACTTTAGGAGCATTAGAGGCTATTATTGAAGGAGATGCTCAGTTTAAGCCTTGGGCAAACTTCTCTGATATAGAAATCCTCGAAATTGAAGGCTTTATTCCTGATTTAAATGACTCTGAATATACAGATCAATTAAAGAAAAGAATGGAAGATAGGATAAAATTCATCGAATCTAAAAAAACAGTAAGAGAAGGATTCGACAAACTTCCTGATGAAGCTTTACAGGCACTTAAAAAGGTTGTTAATGAACTAAAATAA
- a CDS encoding spore maturation protein, which translates to MKWIFYISDFMVPVIVMGVLTYGLLKKVNIFDVFVEGARKSVNTILTIMPTLIGLMIAVGIIRVSGTLGYIERILKPLFAFTSFPSELIPLTILRSISSSASLGLVLDLFKQYGPDSFIGRFVSIMMGCTETIFYTMSVYFMSIGIKKTRYTLSGAIIANLAGVVASFYITLWIFGK; encoded by the coding sequence TTGAAATGGATTTTTTATATATCAGATTTTATGGTCCCAGTAATAGTAATGGGGGTACTTACCTATGGGTTATTGAAAAAGGTTAATATATTTGATGTGTTCGTAGAAGGAGCAAGGAAGAGTGTAAATACCATTTTGACTATTATGCCCACTTTAATAGGCCTAATGATTGCTGTGGGAATCATTAGGGTATCAGGAACCCTAGGTTATATTGAAAGAATACTTAAACCTTTATTTGCTTTTACTTCTTTTCCATCGGAATTAATTCCTCTTACAATATTAAGAAGTATCTCTTCTTCTGCTAGTTTAGGATTGGTTTTAGATTTATTTAAGCAGTACGGACCAGATTCATTCATTGGAAGGTTTGTTTCTATTATGATGGGATGTACAGAAACAATTTTTTATACTATGTCAGTTTACTTTATGTCTATTGGGATTAAAAAGACCAGGTATACACTTTCAGGAGCAATAATTGCTAATCTAGCGGGGGTAGTTGCCTCTTTTTATATTACCTTATGGATTTTTGGAAAATAA
- a CDS encoding nucleoside recognition protein, whose translation MLNYLWGFMILIGIVVAAFTGTMGEVTNTAINSSREGVEVCIKLLGALAFWMGIMGIAEKSGLINVLTEKIRPVLRFLFPDIPDGHKAQKYIATNLIANILGLGWGATPPGLLAMKELQKLNLKKDEASNAMCMFLIVNISSVQLISINIIAYRSQYGSINPSEIIGPSILATLISTLTAVVYGKIMERRKRV comes from the coding sequence ATGTTAAATTATTTATGGGGGTTTATGATTTTAATAGGAATTGTAGTGGCTGCTTTTACAGGAACAATGGGGGAGGTAACCAATACAGCAATAAACTCTTCGAGGGAAGGGGTAGAGGTGTGCATTAAGCTTTTAGGGGCTTTGGCTTTTTGGATGGGCATTATGGGGATAGCCGAAAAATCTGGGCTCATTAATGTTCTAACAGAAAAAATAAGGCCTGTTTTAAGGTTCTTGTTTCCAGATATCCCCGATGGCCATAAAGCACAAAAATACATAGCTACAAATTTAATTGCAAATATATTGGGCCTTGGCTGGGGGGCTACTCCACCGGGTTTATTGGCAATGAAAGAATTACAAAAATTAAACCTTAAGAAGGATGAGGCCAGTAATGCTATGTGTATGTTTTTAATTGTTAATATTTCCTCTGTACAACTTATTTCTATAAATATTATAGCCTATAGATCTCAATACGGTTCAATTAATCCATCAGAGATAATCGGACCTTCCATATTAGCTACTCTTATATCGACTCTGACGGCAGTTGTGTATGGGAAAATCATGGAAAGGAGGAAAAGAGTTTGA
- a CDS encoding AbrB/MazE/SpoVT family DNA-binding domain-containing protein, with protein MKSTGVVRKVDELGRVVLPIELRRNLDIHEKDALEIFVDNDKIILKKYEPADIFTGSMDDLIYYKGKKISRDTILELVRLAGMELK; from the coding sequence ATGAAATCAACAGGTGTTGTAAGAAAAGTAGACGAATTAGGAAGAGTTGTTCTTCCAATTGAATTAAGAAGAAATCTAGATATTCACGAAAAAGATGCATTAGAAATTTTTGTAGATAATGATAAAATTATCTTAAAAAAATATGAACCAGCGGATATCTTTACTGGTAGTATGGATGATTTAATTTATTATAAAGGAAAGAAAATTTCTAGAGATACAATCCTTGAACTTGTAAGACTTGCAGGAATGGAATTAAAATAA
- the rsmI gene encoding 16S rRNA (cytidine(1402)-2'-O)-methyltransferase, translating to MLGILYLCATPIGNLEDITYRAVRILKEVDLIGAEDTRRTKKLLNHLNINTPLTSYHEHNKINKGPILIEKLKKGLNIALVTDAGTPGISDPGEDLVKLAYENNIKVVPIPGASAVISGLIISGLSTEKFVFEGFLPIENKKKRERLSIISQEDRTIVLYEAPHRLCKTLEALYKTLGNRNISIIRELTKQYEEVKKTTFEEAIPFYKENEAKGEFVLVIEGITREEINEIEVRKWEAITIEKHFKQYLETGKNQKDAMKQVAKDRGISKREVYQIIHKIK from the coding sequence ATGTTAGGAATATTGTACTTATGTGCGACACCCATAGGGAATTTAGAAGATATAACCTATAGGGCCGTAAGAATATTAAAGGAAGTGGACTTAATAGGGGCAGAAGATACAAGACGTACCAAAAAGCTTTTAAACCACTTGAATATTAACACACCCCTAACTAGTTACCACGAACACAATAAGATAAATAAGGGACCTATTCTTATTGAAAAGCTAAAAAAAGGATTAAACATTGCTCTTGTAACTGATGCAGGGACTCCGGGAATATCAGATCCTGGGGAGGACTTGGTTAAACTCGCATATGAAAATAATATAAAAGTTGTCCCTATACCAGGGGCATCAGCAGTTATCTCGGGACTTATTATTTCGGGATTATCCACTGAAAAATTTGTTTTTGAAGGCTTTTTGCCAATAGAAAATAAAAAAAAGAGGGAGCGGTTGAGTATCATATCACAGGAGGATAGGACCATTGTATTATATGAAGCTCCCCATAGGCTTTGCAAGACTCTAGAAGCCCTGTATAAGACCTTAGGTAATAGAAATATATCAATAATAAGGGAACTTACAAAACAGTATGAAGAGGTTAAAAAAACCACATTTGAAGAGGCTATACCTTTTTACAAAGAAAATGAGGCAAAAGGAGAATTTGTTTTAGTCATTGAAGGAATAACGAGGGAAGAAATTAATGAAATAGAAGTAAGAAAATGGGAAGCTATAACTATTGAAAAGCATTTTAAACAATACTTAGAGACGGGCAAGAACCAAAAAGATGCGATGAAACAAGTGGCAAAAGATAGAGGAATAAGTAAAAGAGAAGTGTACCAGATAATTCATAAGATAAAATAA
- a CDS encoding tRNA1(Val) (adenine(37)-N6)-methyltransferase gives MNNITLKEGERVDDLNLNGYHIIQNPNYFCFGMDAVLLSSFTEVKEGEIVLDLGTGNGVIPILLEAKTKGHKFIGIEIQPQNVDMARRSVLFNGLEDKVEIHNQDIRNVKDCYNNDSFDVITSNPPYMNEGGGLLSINEARTIARHEVFCSLEDVIGAAAYLLKNKGRFYMVHRPQRLVDIIEILRKYRLEPKKMQLVHPYIGKAPNMLLIEAIKNAGPLLKVLEPLIIYNEKRQYTEKIKELYKEKRG, from the coding sequence ATGAATAATATAACATTAAAAGAGGGAGAGCGGGTAGATGATCTTAACTTAAATGGATACCATATCATACAAAATCCCAATTATTTTTGCTTTGGAATGGATGCAGTATTGCTTTCTTCTTTTACAGAAGTAAAAGAAGGGGAAATAGTTCTTGATCTGGGAACGGGTAATGGGGTTATACCCATTTTACTAGAGGCAAAAACCAAAGGTCATAAGTTTATTGGTATTGAGATCCAACCTCAAAATGTAGACATGGCAAGAAGAAGTGTATTATTTAATGGATTAGAGGATAAAGTAGAAATACACAATCAAGATATAAGGAATGTTAAAGATTGTTATAATAATGATTCTTTCGATGTTATTACATCCAATCCTCCTTATATGAATGAGGGGGGAGGCCTCCTTAGTATAAATGAAGCAAGAACTATAGCAAGGCATGAAGTATTTTGTTCCCTAGAGGATGTGATAGGGGCTGCTGCCTATTTGCTAAAAAATAAGGGGCGTTTTTACATGGTTCACAGGCCCCAAAGACTGGTAGATATAATAGAGATTTTAAGAAAATATCGCCTTGAACCAAAGAAGATGCAATTAGTTCATCCTTATATCGGTAAGGCACCTAATATGCTTCTTATAGAGGCAATTAAAAATGCAGGACCTTTACTTAAGGTTTTAGAGCCCCTTATTATTTACAATGAAAAGAGGCAGTATACAGAAAAGATAAAGGAATTATATAAAGAAAAAAGGGGTTAA
- a CDS encoding stage 0 sporulation family protein: MIDIIGVRFKRAGKVYYFDPEGLEIEKGSHVIVETARGVEYGTVIISNKAVPEEQLLHPLKKVIRIASEEDDKIEEENKKKEKEAFDICKEKIKSHNLDMKLIDVEFTFDNNKIMFYFTAEGRIDFRELVKDLASIFRTRIELRQIGVRDETKMMNSIGICGRPLCCSSFLSEFQPVSIKMAKEQNLSLNPTKISGVCGRLMCCLKYEEETYKEINEKLPDIGQEVMTPDGQGTVLSVNVLRQLIRVAVIKKEGDTEVAIYPVEDIKFNPSLKKKEDNDIIIEEELNE, translated from the coding sequence ATGATTGATATAATTGGAGTTCGTTTTAAACGAGCCGGTAAAGTATACTACTTTGATCCGGAAGGTCTGGAAATAGAAAAAGGGAGCCATGTTATAGTGGAAACAGCAAGGGGAGTAGAGTATGGTACTGTAATCATATCAAACAAGGCTGTCCCCGAGGAACAATTATTGCACCCTTTAAAAAAGGTTATCAGAATTGCATCTGAAGAAGATGATAAAATAGAAGAAGAAAATAAGAAAAAAGAAAAAGAAGCCTTTGATATATGTAAAGAAAAAATAAAAAGTCATAATCTAGATATGAAGTTGATTGATGTAGAATTTACTTTTGATAATAATAAAATAATGTTTTATTTTACCGCAGAGGGTAGAATTGACTTTAGAGAACTCGTAAAAGATTTAGCATCTATTTTTAGGACAAGGATTGAGCTTAGGCAAATTGGGGTGAGGGACGAAACGAAAATGATGAACAGTATAGGGATATGTGGAAGGCCCTTATGTTGTTCCAGTTTTTTATCGGAGTTCCAGCCGGTGTCTATAAAGATGGCAAAAGAACAAAATTTATCCCTAAACCCTACTAAGATATCAGGGGTATGTGGAAGGCTAATGTGCTGCTTAAAATATGAAGAGGAAACCTATAAAGAAATTAATGAAAAACTTCCCGATATAGGACAAGAAGTAATGACACCGGATGGACAAGGGACGGTACTATCAGTTAATGTACTTCGTCAACTAATAAGGGTTGCTGTTATTAAAAAAGAAGGAGATACGGAAGTGGCTATATATCCTGTAGAAGATATCAAATTTAATCCTTCTCTAAAGAAGAAGGAAGATAATGATATAATAATAGAGGAAGAACTTAATGAATAA